The genomic DNA ACGCGATCGCGCCGCCGTACGGGTTGACGCGCTCGTCGTCGTCGGCGATGCCGAAGTGGTCGAGCATGGCCAGCACCTGGACGGCGAAGGCCTCGTTGATCTCGAAGGCCTGGATGTCGTCGATGGTCAGACCGGCCTTGGCCAGCGCCTTCTCGGTCGCCGGGACGGGGCCGATGCCCATGACCTCGGGCTCGACGCCGACGTAGGCGAAGCTCACCATGCGCATCTTGACCGGGAGGCCGAGCTCCTCGGCGACGTCCTCGGCGGCGAGGATCGAGGCGGTGGCGCCGTCGTTGAGGCCCGCCGCGTTGCCCGCGGTGATGTTGCCGTGCGGACGGAAGGGGGTCTTCAGACCGGCCAGCGACTCCAGGGTGGTGCCCGGGCGCATCGGCTCGTCGGTGGTGGACAGGCCCCAGCCCGTCTCGCCGGCGTCCGGGTTGGTGTTGCGGACCGCGATCGGCACCAGGTCGGGCTGGATGTCGCCGTTGGCGTACGCCTTGGCGGCCTTCTCCTGCGAGCGCACCGCGTACGCGTCGCAGCGCTCCTTGGTGATGTGCGGGAAGCGGTCGTGCAGGTTCTCCGCGGTCATGCCCATGAACAGGGCGGACTCGTCGACCAGCTTCTCCGAGACGAAGCGCGGGTTCGGGTCCACGCCCTCGCCCATCGGGTGGCGGCCCATGTGCTCGACGCCACCGGCGACCACGATGTCGTACGCGCCGAAGGCGATGCCGCCCGCGGTGGTGGTGACGGCGGTCATCGCGCCGGCGCACATGCGGTCGATCGCGTAGCCCGGGGTGGACTTCGGCAGACCGGCCAGCAGGCCCGCGGTGCGGCCGATGGTCAGGCCCTGGTCGCCGATCTGCGTGGTCGCGGCGATGGCGACCTCGTCGATGCGCTCGACGGGCAGGTTCGGGTTGCGGCGCACGAGCTCCCGGATGCACTTGACGACCAGGTCGTCGGCGCGGGTCTCGGCGTAGATGCCCTTCGGGCCGGCCTTGCCGAACGGGGTGCGGACGCCGTCGACGAAGACGACGTCCCTCGCGGTACGAGGCACGGGGGCTCTCCTCCCAAGGGGACATGACGATGACGCGCAGTCCGCACGGCCATGGGTGGGGAGCGGCGCTGCAACGCCACCCATGCTACCCGCCGGTAACTAACTTGCCCAGTGTGGGCGACCACACACCGCGGGCGGCCCGGCCGAAGGTCAGGCGGCGGCCTCGCCGAAGGCCTTCGCCATCACCGGGGCGACCAGGTCGACCTGCCACTGGCGGGCGCCGAGGGCGCGCAGCGCCGTCCCGATCGCGTCGGCGTCCGGGGTGGCCGGCGGCTCCCAGGAGACCCGGCGGACCAGGTCCGGGGTGATCAGGTTCTCGGCCGGGAGGTTGTGCTGCTCGGCGAGCGCCGTGACCGCGGCGCGCGCGGCGGAGAGCCGGGCCGCGGCCACC from Kitasatospora terrestris includes the following:
- a CDS encoding acetyl-CoA C-acyltransferase, whose amino-acid sequence is MPRTARDVVFVDGVRTPFGKAGPKGIYAETRADDLVVKCIRELVRRNPNLPVERIDEVAIAATTQIGDQGLTIGRTAGLLAGLPKSTPGYAIDRMCAGAMTAVTTTAGGIAFGAYDIVVAGGVEHMGRHPMGEGVDPNPRFVSEKLVDESALFMGMTAENLHDRFPHITKERCDAYAVRSQEKAAKAYANGDIQPDLVPIAVRNTNPDAGETGWGLSTTDEPMRPGTTLESLAGLKTPFRPHGNITAGNAAGLNDGATASILAAEDVAEELGLPVKMRMVSFAYVGVEPEVMGIGPVPATEKALAKAGLTIDDIQAFEINEAFAVQVLAMLDHFGIADDDERVNPYGGAIAFGHPLASSGVRLMTQLARRFEQRPDVRYGLTSMCIGFGMGATVIWENPHFEGGK